The window ATTCAGCAGCAAGCACAGGACAAGCGGGAAAAGATAGGTGGGTTTCATGCGGATTCCAAGTGTTGCAATTGGTAAACGGTGCTAAAGCGGTGAGACGCGCCTGCGGGCAGGGTAATCAGTCCGATACCGTTATTAAAACAATCGGGTGCGCCGCTTAAATTTTCTAGGGCAATGCTGTCGCGCTGCGGGGGTAGATACACTTGCATAAAGGGATAGCTGGCATCGGGGCTGATGCTGAAGCGGTAGAGATTGTTTTGCAACACGCAAGCGGGGGTGTCGTGATTGGCTAAAATAAAACAGTGGTCTAACTCGGCATTTTGCAGGGATGCGGGCGCGGTAAAACGGGTGTCGTCCACTCTATTGCCTGTGGGCAGCAGGTCGTTATCAAACTGTAAACGGTGCTTGGCGTTGAGTTGCAGTGTCCAATCATCAGCTTGCCCGCCTAGGGTAAAGTAGGGATGCCAGCCGTCTGCCAAGGGCATGGGTTGATTGCTGTGGTTCTGCACTTCTGTGCAAAGGGTTAAGCCGTTTTCATTTAGCTCGTAACGGACAGTGATGCGGTAGGGGAAGGGATAGCCGTTGATGTTGCCTGTGTAATCGTGGCTCAGTTCCACCCATGCGCCTGTGGCGTTGCTGCCAATGCGGGTAACGGCAAATTCGGCGTTATACAATAAGCCGTGTATGGCGTGTCCGTTTAGGTGGTGGCTGCCTGTGTGGTAATCGGTACCGTTAAAATGATAATGTCCGTGTTTGAGGCGGCAGGCAAAGGGGCTGAGTTTGGCGGAAGCAAAACGTTCGGTAATGCGGGCGCGGGCATCGTGTTCATCGGCATAGGCGGCGATAACGTTGTGCCAATGCCCTTGATGAAACAGGGCAAAACGGTTTAAAACTGCGCCAAAGGTAAAAATATACACGTCGTGGCGTTGGTGGGCTTGCAAACGGGCATAACCTGCATCGTATTCGGCGGAAAACATGGTGTGAAAAGTTAAAAGTTTAAAAACAGGATTATAACGCAGGCAGACGGGCAGGGGGTTAGGGCGTATCCCTATTGACTTATGCGGCGGTGTTGTTGGTATCAACCCGCGTCTGCCGCGTTAAAAATCCTTGCAAGGTGTTCAACCTTGCGCGGATTTTTGCCTTGCATACACGAGTTTCTACTCAAAAAAACCGCTTGGCAAAGCAAATGGGGACACGCCCTAGAGCTTACCTGCTAAACTTGGGTTGAGCGGCGATTTACCGTACAATGGCGTTTTGGTTTTTTTATCCTGTCCGCTTATGCACACCACCCCCGCCGCTGTTTTATACCGCAGGCTGTTTGTTTATTTAAAAAATTATTTAACGCTGTTTTTGCTGGCGGTGCTGTCGATGGTGGTGGTGGCTGCCACCATGCCTTTGTTTGCGCGTTTGATGCAGCCTTTGATTGACGAGGGCTTTGTTGCCAAAAATATGGCGATGATGCAGTGGCTGCCGTGGGCGATTGTGGGTTTGTTTGTGGTGCGCGGGGTATTTAATTTTATTAACGAATACGCCAGTAGCCATATTTCGGGGCATTTGGTGCAAACGATACGCCAAGAGCTGTATGCCAAATTATTGCGTTTGCCCGGTAATTATTTTGTGCGCCATTCCAGCGGGCGGGTGATGAGCCGTATTATGAACGATGCGGGACAGATTGCCGATGCGGGCTTTAATGTGATTACGGTAATTGCCAAAGACGGGGTGAGCGTGGTGGCATTGCTGGTGTATTTGCTGTATTTGGATTGGCAATTAACGCTGATTACGCTGGTGGCTTTGCCCGCTATTGGTTTTTGTGTGCGCGTACTCAGCCGCCGTTTGCGCCATCTGTCTTCGCAAAGCCAGCAGTTTAACGGCGAAATGACGCAGTCTTTGCATGAAAGCATCAACGGCAGCCGTGTAATTAAAATTTATGGCGGACAAGCGCACGAACAGGCGCGTTTTTCGCGGGTGGCAGCGGAAGTGCGCCGAAATGGGGTGCGTCAAACGGCGGTTTCGGCTGCCAGTTCGGGCATTACCCTGCTGATGGTGGCGGCGGCATTGTCGCTGATTTTGTATTTTGCCGCACAACGGGCGCAACAAAGCGGTTTTAGCGCGGGCGATTTTATGTCGTTTCTAACCGCCATGATTATGATGTTTGACCCCATCAAACGCATTACAGGCGTGATGCAGTCGCTACAGCGCGGTTTGGCGGCGGCGCAGAGCGTGTTTGATTTTTTAGACGAAGCCGAAGAGCCTGCAGACGGCACCTTGCCGCTGTCCGAACCTGTGGGCGATATTGTGTTTGATAATCTGGTGCACCGCTATCCCGATGCCGAGCGCAACAGCCTGAACGGTGTCAGTTTTACCGTGCCAGCAGGTAAAGTGTATGCGCTGGTGGGCGCATCGGGTTGTGGGAAAACCACTTTAGTCAATATGTTGCCACGCTTTTTTGACCCCGATTCGGGCAGCATCCGCATTGGCGGGTTGGATATCCGTCAAGCCGATATTGCCGCTTTGCGCGAAAAAATGGCATTGGTCAGCCAAGACGTAGTGTTGTTTAACGGCACCATCGCATCTAATATTGCCTACGGCGCACAAAGCAGCGCATCGGAAACCGAAATTATCGCCGCCGCCCAAGCCGCTAACGCATGGGAATTTATCCAAGCCCTGCCGCAAGGTTTACACACCCCCATTGGCGAAAACGGCATGAAACTTTCAGGCGGACAACGCCAGCGCATCGCCATTGCCCGCGCCCTGTTAAAAAACGCCCCCATTTTGATTTTGGACGAAGCCACCAGCGCACTCGACAACGAATCCGAACGTTTGGTACAAGCCGCTTTGGAAAAACTGATGGCACAGCGCACCACCATTGTGATTGCCCACCGTTTAAGCACCGTAGAAAACGCCGATTGCATTGTGGTGATGCACGAGGGCAGAGTGGTTGAGCAAGGCACACACGCAGAATTGCTTGCCGCCAACGGACGTTACGCCGATTTGCGCCGTTTTCAAGCCGCTTGAAAATACTTATGCCCCCACCCCCACCCTAACCCTCCCCCACTTGCGAGGGAGGGCATATCAGAGTTTAAACGTATGGATTCCCTCCACCGTTTACGGGGGAGGGCTAGGGTGGGGGAATCAATCCAATTCATTAAACAGAAAGAAAAAACATGGCAGCTTTTAATACCCAAACCGTTTTATCCGTCCACCACTGGACCGATGCCTACTTTACCTTTACCTGCACCCGCGACGACAGCCTGCGTTTTGAAAATGGTCAATTTGTGATGATTGGGCTGATGGTAGATGGCAAACCCCTGTTACGTGCCTACAGCGTTGCCAGCGCCAACTGGGAAGAACATCTTGAATTTTTTAGTATTAAAGTACAAGATGGTCCATTAACCAGCCGTTTGCAGCATTTAAAAGTGGGCGATGAAATTCTCGTCAGCAAAAAACCGACAGGCACGCTGATTTTGGGCGACTTAAACCCCGGTAAACACCTGTATCTGCTTTCTACCGGCACAGGCATTGCACCGTTTTTAAGCGTTACCAAAGACCCAGAAGTGTATGAACAATTTGAAAAAGTGATTTTGGTACACGGTGTGCGTTATCAAAAAGATTTGGCGTATTACGACCGCTTTACCCGCGAGCTGCCCGAACATGAATATTTGGGCGAGATGGTGCGCGACAAACTGATTTATTACCCTGTGGTGTCGCGTGAGCCGTTTAAACACCAAGGGCGTTTGACCGATTTAATGAAAAGCGGAAAACTGTTTGAAGACATCGGTTTACCGCCGATGAACGCCCAAGACGACCGTGCCATGATTTGCGGCAGTATGGCGATGAACCGCGATACTGCGGCGGTTTTGGACAGCTTTGGGCTGACCGCTTCGCCGAAAATGGGGCAGCGCGGCGATTATCTAATTGAGCGGGCATTTGTTGATCAATAAATTGATTTAATTAAATTATCAGGCAGCGCGTATTATTCGGCTGCCTGAGTTGTCTTATATATTGGGAAAACCATGGCACAACGTTCCAAATCTTCCAAAGCATGGCTGCACGAGCATGTCAACGACCCTTATGTCCACCGCGCCCAAAAAGACGGCTATCGCGCCCGCGCTGCGTATAAATTATTGGAAATAAATGAAAAAGACAAGTTAATTCGCGCAGGAACGGTGTTGGCGGATTTGGGCAGTGCACCGGGGAGTTGGTCGCAAGTGGCATCGCAACTGGTTGGCACACAAGGAAAAGTGTTTGCGCTGGATATTTTGCCGATGCAGCCGATAGACGGCGTGGATTTTATCCAAGGCGATTTCCGTGAGCAGGCAGTGTTGGAGCAGCTGGAACAATTATTGAATGGGCGCGAACTTGACCTTGTAATTTGCGATATGGCACCCAATATGGCGGGAAATGCCGTGATTGACCAAACGCGCAGTTATTATTTGTGCGAATTGGCATTGGATTTTGCCGCTGCCCATGTGAAAACGGGTGGGGCGTTGTTGGTCAAAGTCTTTCAGGGAGCGGGATTTCAGGCATTTCAGGCGGCGATGCGCGAAGTGTTTGCCACCGTGCAAACGCGCAAGCCCGATGCTTCGCGTAATCGCTCCAGTGAGCTTTATCTATTGGGCAGAAATAAACGCTGACAAGGCTTGCTGCCTGATTTACAATCTGTTTCAAGTTTTGAATTTTGCAAGGAGCGTGTTCACGTGGGGAACAACACCAAGAATCTTTTGTTATGGGGTGCGATTTTGCTGGCGATTTTCGCTGGCGTCAACGCCATGCAGGACAAAAAAGCCGATGCGCAACAAATTGAGTACTCTCAATTTTTGCAGCAAGTGCGTGCTGGCGAAGTGAATAATGTTAATTTGGAAGGCTCGCCTGTAGGCTACATCATCAAGGGCGAGCGCAATGATTCCATCAAAAGTAAATTCAGTACCAATGCGCCGATGGATGATAAATTGGTACAAACTTTGGAAGAAAACAAGGTTCGTATTAAGGTAACGCCTGAAGAAAAACAGGGCTTTTTAAGCAGCTTGTTTTTGAGCCTGTTGCCTGTATTGCTGCTGATTGGCGTGTGGATTTATTTTATGCGTATGCAGACGGGCGGCGGCAAAGGCGGCGCGTTCTCGTTCGGTAAAAGCCGCGCCCGTTTGTTGGATAAAGACGCCAACACGGTGAAATTTTCTGATGTGGCGGGTTGCGATGAAGCCAAAGAGGAAGTTCAGGAAATTGTGGACTACCTGAAAGAACCAGGACGTTATCAGACTTTGGGCGGGCGTGTGCCGCGCGGTATTTTGCTGGCAGGCAGTCCTGGTACGGGTAAAACCCTGTTGGCAAAAGCCATTGCAGGCGAAGCGGGCGTGCCGTTTTTCAGCATTTCAGGCAGTGATTTTGTGGAAATGTTTGTTGGCGTGGGCGCAAGCCGTGTGCGCGATATGTTTGAACAAGCAAAGAAAAACGCACCTTGCATTATCTTTATTGACGAGATTGATGCAGTGGGTCGTCAGCGCGGTGCAGGTTTGGGCGGCGGTAACGACGAGCGCGAGCAAACCTTGAACCAGCTGTTGGTGGAAATGGATGGTTTTGAAAGCAATGAAACCGTGATTGTGATTGCCGCTACCAACCGCCCCGACGTGTTGGACCCTGCTTTGCAACGCCCCGGTCGTTTTGACCGTCAAGTGGTGGTGCCACTGCCCGATATTCGCGGACGTGAGCAGATTTTGAAAGTACACGCCAAAAAAGTGCCTTTGCACGAATCGGTGGATTTGGTGACGCTGGCACGCGGTACCCCTGGTTTTTCGGGTGCGGATTTGGCGAATTTGGTTAATGAAGCCGCGCTGTTTGCGGGTCGCCGCAACAAAGCCAAAGTGGACCAAAGCGATTTTGAAGATGCCAAAGACAAAATCTATATGGGTCCCGAGCGCCGCAGCATGGTGATGCAGGAAGACGAAAAACGCGCCACTGCCTACCACGAATCGGGTCACGCGATTGTGGCGGAAAGCCTGCCGTTTACCGACCCCGTGCATAAAGTCACCATTATGCCGCGTGGACGTGCCTTGGGTTTGACTTGGCAGCTGCCCGAACGCGACCGCATTAGCATGTACAAAGACCAAATGTTAAGCCAAATCAGTATCCTGTATGGTGGACGCATTGCCGAAGATTTGTATGTGGGACGCATTTCCACAGGCGCATCCAACGACTTTGAACGCGCTACCCAAATCGCCCGCGAAATGGTTACCCGTTTCGGCATGAGCGACAAAATGGGCGCGATGGTGTATGCAGAAAACGAAGGCGAAGTGTTTTTGGGACGGACTGTTACCCGCTCGCAACATATTTCCGAAAAAACCCAGCAGGAAGTGGATGCGGAAGTGCGCCGTATTTTGGACGAGCAATATGCCGTGGCGTATAAAATCTTGGACGAAAACCGCGACAAGATGGAAACCATGTGTAAAGCTTTGATGGAATGGGAAACCATTGACCGCGACCAAGTGCGCGAGATTATGGAAGGCAAACAGCCCAGCCCGCCCAAAGATTACAGCGACAATGTGCGTCAAAACAGCGAACCTGAAGCGGCT is drawn from Conchiformibius steedae and contains these coding sequences:
- a CDS encoding aldose 1-epimerase, with protein sequence MFSAEYDAGYARLQAHQRHDVYIFTFGAVLNRFALFHQGHWHNVIAAYADEHDARARITERFASAKLSPFACRLKHGHYHFNGTDYHTGSHHLNGHAIHGLLYNAEFAVTRIGSNATGAWVELSHDYTGNINGYPFPYRITVRYELNENGLTLCTEVQNHSNQPMPLADGWHPYFTLGGQADDWTLQLNAKHRLQFDNDLLPTGNRVDDTRFTAPASLQNAELDHCFILANHDTPACVLQNNLYRFSISPDASYPFMQVYLPPQRDSIALENLSGAPDCFNNGIGLITLPAGASHRFSTVYQLQHLESA
- the msbA gene encoding lipid A export permease/ATP-binding protein MsbA: MHTTPAAVLYRRLFVYLKNYLTLFLLAVLSMVVVAATMPLFARLMQPLIDEGFVAKNMAMMQWLPWAIVGLFVVRGVFNFINEYASSHISGHLVQTIRQELYAKLLRLPGNYFVRHSSGRVMSRIMNDAGQIADAGFNVITVIAKDGVSVVALLVYLLYLDWQLTLITLVALPAIGFCVRVLSRRLRHLSSQSQQFNGEMTQSLHESINGSRVIKIYGGQAHEQARFSRVAAEVRRNGVRQTAVSAASSGITLLMVAAALSLILYFAAQRAQQSGFSAGDFMSFLTAMIMMFDPIKRITGVMQSLQRGLAAAQSVFDFLDEAEEPADGTLPLSEPVGDIVFDNLVHRYPDAERNSLNGVSFTVPAGKVYALVGASGCGKTTLVNMLPRFFDPDSGSIRIGGLDIRQADIAALREKMALVSQDVVLFNGTIASNIAYGAQSSASETEIIAAAQAANAWEFIQALPQGLHTPIGENGMKLSGGQRQRIAIARALLKNAPILILDEATSALDNESERLVQAALEKLMAQRTTIVIAHRLSTVENADCIVVMHEGRVVEQGTHAELLAANGRYADLRRFQAA
- a CDS encoding RlmE family RNA methyltransferase produces the protein MAQRSKSSKAWLHEHVNDPYVHRAQKDGYRARAAYKLLEINEKDKLIRAGTVLADLGSAPGSWSQVASQLVGTQGKVFALDILPMQPIDGVDFIQGDFREQAVLEQLEQLLNGRELDLVICDMAPNMAGNAVIDQTRSYYLCELALDFAAAHVKTGGALLVKVFQGAGFQAFQAAMREVFATVQTRKPDASRNRSSELYLLGRNKR
- the ftsH gene encoding ATP-dependent zinc metalloprotease FtsH, translated to MGNNTKNLLLWGAILLAIFAGVNAMQDKKADAQQIEYSQFLQQVRAGEVNNVNLEGSPVGYIIKGERNDSIKSKFSTNAPMDDKLVQTLEENKVRIKVTPEEKQGFLSSLFLSLLPVLLLIGVWIYFMRMQTGGGKGGAFSFGKSRARLLDKDANTVKFSDVAGCDEAKEEVQEIVDYLKEPGRYQTLGGRVPRGILLAGSPGTGKTLLAKAIAGEAGVPFFSISGSDFVEMFVGVGASRVRDMFEQAKKNAPCIIFIDEIDAVGRQRGAGLGGGNDEREQTLNQLLVEMDGFESNETVIVIAATNRPDVLDPALQRPGRFDRQVVVPLPDIRGREQILKVHAKKVPLHESVDLVTLARGTPGFSGADLANLVNEAALFAGRRNKAKVDQSDFEDAKDKIYMGPERRSMVMQEDEKRATAYHESGHAIVAESLPFTDPVHKVTIMPRGRALGLTWQLPERDRISMYKDQMLSQISILYGGRIAEDLYVGRISTGASNDFERATQIAREMVTRFGMSDKMGAMVYAENEGEVFLGRTVTRSQHISEKTQQEVDAEVRRILDEQYAVAYKILDENRDKMETMCKALMEWETIDRDQVREIMEGKQPSPPKDYSDNVRQNSEPEAAAPVAAEAKPEQAVADKDDHAPSAETVSAATAPQQPVETADNKTSDSETKA
- a CDS encoding ferredoxin--NADP reductase, which translates into the protein MAAFNTQTVLSVHHWTDAYFTFTCTRDDSLRFENGQFVMIGLMVDGKPLLRAYSVASANWEEHLEFFSIKVQDGPLTSRLQHLKVGDEILVSKKPTGTLILGDLNPGKHLYLLSTGTGIAPFLSVTKDPEVYEQFEKVILVHGVRYQKDLAYYDRFTRELPEHEYLGEMVRDKLIYYPVVSREPFKHQGRLTDLMKSGKLFEDIGLPPMNAQDDRAMICGSMAMNRDTAAVLDSFGLTASPKMGQRGDYLIERAFVDQ